TGATGCTTTCAGGCTCCTCTCCAGGGCTCGTATATTAAATCATATGCAATTGTTAAAGAAAACCAATGCGTaaataactaaattattttctcattagAACTCCCCCGAATAAACACGTTGTTCCGAGTATCTGTCTGTTGTTGTCTGTAGCCTCAGTCAGTGATATTTTGCAGGTAAAGTCCTGATTTTACCATCATTTTCGCCACCTGTGCCTGGTCATGAACGCAGCAGGATGCGTGGTGCCGTGTGCAGACCGCGTGTGGCGCAGAGGAGGatagaaaacaaacatctaCGGTTTCGGGTCTGAGGTGAGTTTCAGCTCCGACCATCGATCCACTCTTTTGTCCCCACAGGAGGCTCACTGCCGCCGGGCTGCAGCGCCGCTCCATGCCGGAGCGGAGACGCTGCGAAGCGGACAGTCTCCCGTTGTTTGTCTGCTGTGGAACATGTGCTAATCTGTTAGCATGCTAGCCGACAATATGACCGTGCTGGGCCCGCTGACAGGCCGCCTCCGTCCCTACACCCAGCGCGGAAACCTGCAGGACCGAGTCGGAGGAGCAACTCTCCCGCGTGTGGAGCGGATCCTGCCGGAGGGGAGTCTCCGCTCGCAGCTGCATGTGAACGACGTGAGGCCGCGGGAAATCTGGGGGGCGGTGCTGCTGCAGAGCCTGCGAAACGGAACCAAACTACAAAAGCTAGGAAACGTTAACCAGCTTTTCATCAATGGTCGTGTTTATTGCTGTTTCAAAGACTGAAGCAACTCACAAAGTGATCGATACTGAAGGAGATTttacagtggtggaagaagtactcaaGTATattaccacagtgtagaaatactctgATACAAGTCAAAGTGCACAGCACTGCATTAGAAAGTTTACTTATATAATAGTGCAAAAGTATTATGATCCACATGCACTGCTTAACCAGAATGATCTATAAATGGATAATAGTTTCTGGTGGATGTAAACATCACTGAACCTGCAGCAGGTAAATAGGAGCTGATTTAACACTTTTAGTGCTGACAAGTATGTCAACATACTTCTCATGCACAGTACTAAGGCGATGATTCTGATGCAGTCCAGGTGTCTGTAGATAGACGCCTGGTTCTCAGCACTCAACACTGCTGCAGATATAaaaaaactggagacctcaacAGGAAATTCATCACCGTCTGTGTTGACAATCTATTTATTGCTTTAGTTGTTTTCCAAGTAAATCTAATGAAAACCTGTTAAGCATTTCTTATTCcagctgctctttttctttgtttaaattcagtgttcagtgaaaacacaacaatataaaaacatttaaagctacacACATTAGTATAATAAACTCCTGCTGTCTTCTGGTCCACAAAGTCACTCTATTTAAGGGAACTTTGTGaattatttatgtatatgaaaacaataacacaaatgtAAAGAGTGGTTGGTTTGGATGTGTTCACTATTCTACAATGACTCTCATCATGAGAAATGAAGAGCGATGGACGAATAACTCCAACGTGGACTGGTCCCATTTCGAGTCCGGGTGAATATGAGGCTTCAACATTCTGTCAAATGAAAGTTGTTTAAAATGGTCCCATTGCAGAGTGAGTGTTTGCTTTGGACTAAACTCTGCTGACCGATGAGAGGATGATGAGTCTTGCCTAAGCAGGGCCAGTCCTTAAGACCACCTGAGTTGATCCAGTTCAGGATTGAGCTCGACTGAGATGTCCGGTCCAGACCTTTCTCCTAAAGGATGGTGGATTACGTCTGTGTGCGAGGCCTCTACTGAGTAAGCGGAGGATTGTACTTGGAGCAATGCTGAAAACAGATGCAGATCTGGACCTAAACACGAGGGGGGTCATTGCTGACTTaattctttctctgtcctaGGTACAGGGAAGGAGTCTTCAGGCCTCAGATTGTTCAGGGTTTCATCTTCTATGGTCTGCTAAACCAGATGTGTGTTAAATCAGAATTATATGCGGGTGCAGGTGTGTACAGATGTGGGTCACATCAAAACTAACCTGGAGGAGTGTTGGTTAGGACGTTTGGTCGTCTGTATTTGAAAactgaataattaattataataaaatgtctgtctctgttCAGCGTCGTCGTGGTGATGAGCAGTAATGAGTGTTTCGGTTGTGGCCGCAGCGGCCACTGGGTGAAGAACTGTCCGAGTGCTGGCCGAGGACGAGGGAAAGGCCGTGGCAGAGGCAAAGGTGACTTCCGTTCAAACATGTCAATATCTAACACTCTTGCTTGGCTCTGGCCTTTACAGTGAAAGTCTTAGTATTTAGTTTTCTTCATCAGTGTCACGCAGTGGACTatgctgcatgtgtatgtttagCTTTCCTCATTCACTGAAGGACAGTTTGTTTGTTCTCATCTTAAATCGGACTTGAAAACCAGCTGCATGTATGACATCATAGCTTGTTTGGAGCTATTTGAGGTCCAGCATGAAAGTAATATCAAACCTGGTCATGCTGGCTGACAATTAAACTAATTAACTGACTAAATAATTAGCCTCTTACTTAGTCTCTTTATTTTCACTTGTCAGGTTTCAAATCTGTACAAATGactgttattttgtttctttttgcagaAAAAACGAAAGTTGTAGATGTTCCTCAGGTTCTGAAAGCTTTAAGTTATATTTTGTTGACATCACATGAACATGTACAATCCGAGAGTTGTTGGTGATCACACATGCTGTTTATTTGATAAAGTTCTGTAATACTTGACTCAGTAATGTGTTGTGTTTCAGATCTGTTCTGTTACCGCTGTGGGGAGCTTGGACACGTCGCCAGAGACTGTGAGAGGACTGAAGACGGTGAGGACACACCAGAATACAGTGATGTAACAATTAATAGAAGATCTAAAAACATTCTGTGCTTTGTAAAGTATTCGTAGTTATTTAAATCTTTGACAAATAGGAGCTAGTACTATAAATGGACTGATGTCTCCTAATGTCAGTGAGGAGCTGAGACCTGTGATCATAGCATTActataacattattattaacacaAAGATTTCTAAACCCTGCTGAATCTGATTTCTTATCTGATTGGGCCACTCCAGCTTGTTTTGTCCCGTTTGTGATCTTTCACATTAGTGACTGAAGCTGACAGTGGTGACTGTTCATAGGTTCCAAACCTAATCATCTCACTTCAGGCGTTTTTTTCTTGGAATGTGCAGCTGATTTGTTCAGTGCACCACAGTCACCTGGTTATACACCTGTATATGTTCAGCTATGATATTTTAATCTAAGATAGTGGCCCTATAATGGAGCCTTGGGGAACTCCATGTCATTCCTCATCAGCACAAACTAGTCCTTGTCCTTCAGTGACTGATACCTCTAAAAGCTGCATGAAGTGAGTTTAGGTGACCTGAGGTGACATTAGAACAGAGCCGGTGTATCTACCTGACACTCCGCCTGCTGTCATCCCTGCAGCCTGTTATAACTGTGGCAGAGGGGGTCATATCTCCAGAGACTGCAAAGAGCCGAAGAAAGAGCGAGAGCAGCTGTGCTACAATTGTGGGAAGGCTGGACACATGGCACGGGACTGCAACCATGCCCATGAGCAGAAGTGCTACTCCTGCGGCGGCTTTGGTCACATCCAGAAGTGCTGCGAGAAGGTCAAGTGCTACAGGTAAACTGGGGCTTTAGGTGAATTTCTTTTAAGAAGTACAGGTAAATAGAGGTACACGAGTGGAACCAGCCTAACCAGTGCATCTGTTTGCTGCAGGTGTGGGGAGATTGGCCACGTCGCCGTGCACTGCAGCAAGGCATCAGAGCTGAACTGCTACAACTGTGGGAAGTCGGGTCACCTGGCCAAGGAGTGCACCATCGAAGCCACGGCCTAGATGGCACCCCCACCTCTGAATTCCCCcccccttctttctttctttctttctttctttctttttgctttctttctttctctttattcGTTCCCTCTGATGTTCTTCTTCTCATTTGTTGCGAGGCCTGTCACTCAGCCTCatagcagccaatcagagtgggcagagggaggatgagggcCGGACAATAAAACGTTTCTTCTgcctttataaaaaaagaaaacaaaacaaaaaaacagaatctgtgtttttagttttggtaGCGTCATCATGACATATAAAGCGTTTCAGAATCCTTTCAGCCcagctgattggctgagagAGTTACGAAAGCCCCTCCCCCAGTTCTAAAGTGGGCAGGGCTAtaacaaaggaaaaaataagCACCGGAAGTTTTTATCTTCCgacattaactttatttttctggATATTGTCTGAAAGAATTGTGATTGGTTCCACCTCCAGCAAACAGCTAATCACACCGCAGGACGAACAAGCCAATCAGAATGACGAGAAAcatgaattattcatttttaaaagtgtattttgttgctgtttaaaTCTGATGGCACCGACGgagaaaactaataataataaaacacattaaaaaaaaacaattttaagttTTGGGAGAGGAGATGTTTTCACAAAAGatccaaatgttatttttgtacaATATATCACTTAGAGCtactgtaaaaatgtcttttggtTGTTCTGCAGACTGTAAGTTTAACCTGACAATAAAACATGGTGGAGGAGGACGATAACGGAGCAAAGACACTTTTCTGTTTAAGCTGTTTATTTCACAACTAAAAGAAGCTCAATTCTGCCCAGACAGCAGACTCTACttcagaaacctggttactgagatctgtgtttacatgcagcagaagagaatAAGACCAATCTGCTCGTAATAAAAcagctttcccatttacatgaaAGTTAAGAAATCGGCTTTCTCGAGCTAGCTGCTGAATGTAAGCTGGTTAATAAAGTCCATGTTTATGCATTCACATTTCAACCAGtcaagacaaaaagaagaatggAATTTACAAGGGAAATTATAGATGGAAACAAGCATGACATTAACAAAAGTACTAATGGCAAACCAAAATGATATGTGTTAAACATAAAAGTTTGTTGCAGTTTTCACGTATTAAAGGATAAAGTATTTGGAAGACAATGAGTACCACAATGTGTAAGCTACATTTAAACGTCAGAATACACTGCAGAACCATGGTGGACTCCAGCTGCCCAGTAGGCGaggaaaatcaagtcaagtcaagtcaagtcaagtggcttttattgtcatttctactatacacagtggtacacagtacacagtagaaacgagataacgttcctccaagaaccaaggtgctacaaacaacacaagctataataaagtgcatcgagtgcaaccaagtgcaaacagtgcagacgaaaaaacagtacagacggacagtgtagacagacaacacaagtaacacaggacaggacacaagacacaagacccaagacagtgccgaccagtaaacctactgtatactattgtacagtacagtacagttcagttaagtgtgctaggggtgttaaaaaaaaagagcggcatgtaaacggtatagtgcatttaaatgtccagcatgtaaaaaaaaagtgcaattgcattggaatgtgcaaaaaaaaaacagcaggtaaacagtgtagtgcagtaaatgtagaatgataaaagtaaataaataataaataagtggtggtggaatgagatgagtagtgagtgatgagaatgtgctgaaaTCTTCTGAAAGGCAGCTGATGCGTTGAGTCGGGGCCATCAGTACAGAACAACCACATCCCTGACACACAGGTCTCTAAATTCCTCAGCACAGGACACAGGATGTACACAGAGGGAATGAATTCCAGAACTGTGTGCCTTCTGTCATTGGGCCTCTTTCAGGGCAGTTTATGTTACTGAGGTAGGGATTCGTGCTGTCGATCTCATGTCTCCCATGTGAGTGGAGGTACACCCAGAGGTGGTCCTTTTGTAGAAATACTAGTGTGGGCATGGCCACTTCAAAGCCCCACTTCCAGAATTAGATGAGGCTGTCAGGCCGACCATAAGCAGAGTAAAGGCCCCAATACAGGCAGAAGTAGTGACGGTTTTGTGAGTGGGGCTAAGAGACAGGTTTTCTTCTTGGGACAATTTCTGGTCATTACTTTTTTgagttctgcagttttttttcacacaaaactACTTTTAAAATTATCTCCTCATTAGTTCCTATGTATTTACGCGTGTAAACTCCTTGTGGGTGCTGGGAGTGGAGGTCTCCAGCAGGTGTCAGTAGAGCAGCGGCAACGCGCCAGGAAACCGGAAACAGGAGAAGAAGCAAGTGCGCCGCTTCTTGCGGTGTGTGCGTCGTTGGAAGCTAATGTTGCTTCAGTTTTCCTCCGGATTTGTAATTTcgtaaagaaatataaaaaccaGCAACAAAGATGGTGAGTAGCTAATCAGTGTGATCAGTTATAGTTTATCACAGATAGTTTGCATGCTAAGATGTTAGCCAGAGTTTAGTTAGCTTGTTTGAAGAAGCTAAGGGCTAATGAGCTAATGGCTCCGTTCAGCAACGATGATGAATATTCGTCATATACAAACTTTTGAGCCTAGTAAAAATAGTTTAAGTCATAACGTCTGGGACGAACCTTTCAGGGAACGATCACTAACGAGTCCAAAGACTAAAGTGTTTCCACATAGTCTGTCTAAGGATTCAGGCAGCGTGTGCGCGTTTAagtaacataattttaaaaggGGTCTGGTGTCAGCATAACGTTACTTCTGTTGGGCTGTGTCCGTTCTGGGTCCATTTTTATTTGGTCCAGGTcagtaaatattataaatggACCTCCAGTACTCGGGCTACAGATTCAGACTGAGTGCAAAGTTCATAGTCATAAGTGTAAACTTGAATAACGTGTCAGATTTACTGTTACTATGACTGTGTGAGGGGCTGTTGGTCCCACAGTCCGTGATAAAGTGCCTGTTTTGTTAACGGAGTCTGGTGTGAAACTTTCTTAGGATTATTTAGTTCACGTGTGGAGTAaatcagtaaatgtatttatgcaaCAATTTTAGCTcagaaacagcaaaataaacacaactcaTCTATTTAACAAAAccatattttactgtaataaaaccacaaacattaCAGATTAAATGGTttcttatatagcacttttatccaaagtgcttttacagtgttgttttcTCGCCTGACCCTAGTGGGTCACGTGTCAATGCTTGATATTGTAGtacttgcccaaagacacttcagaATGGAACCTAGCTAACGTACTAACTAAACTACTGCCACCCAGCTGATGTGACGTTCTTATTCTGAAAGGCCTTAAAATCTTGTTGCTCAGTCAGGCACCAGGCCGAGACACAAAGGTTTCATCTCTAGAGTTTCTCAGTACAGTAATCTGTAAAATTAGATTGCAATAAAGTGATCAAAATGTCACACAATGTTCAGAGGATCTTATTGATCGCATCAGAAAGTTTAAAGTGTTGATTCAGTCACAAACAGGCTCTGATAAAATTCTTGGCTTTTGAATAGCGTCTGGTCTGAGCTTCTTGGTGACAACTCAGTTCTTAATCACCTGGGGCTTAAGTTTAGACTCTTCAGTAgttttattaagtcatttagcaATATTCCGGAAGAATATTTTAGTGCATGAAGTGCTTTCATAGTTAATGTAAATTATCTGCTTAAACATGTTTGACTCCTGCTGAGTTTAGTTCAGTTAAGTTTAACATTAGCCAAACGGTATCATGTatctttgacatttaaaattaattgattATTAGCAGATTAATGTATTTTCAATTATTAActgatgtctgtctgtctgtctgtctatgcaGGCGAGAAATGCAGAGAAAGCCATGTaagtactgtactgtgtgtgtctgtgtgtgtgtgtgtgtgtgcaggggtgGGGGTGAGTGTTCTGGGATTTGCCTCATGTTCTGAGGATGATGTTGTGTTTCTAAccatcttcctctgtctctcaggACGGCTCTGGCTCGGTTCAGACAGGCTCAGTTGGAAGAGGGAAAAGTCAAGGTCAGGTTCTACTTTACATTCTACTGTTCTGTCACAGTTACTGGGGGGGGGGCACAAGCTGTGTTGTTAGTTGTGATTTTTGCCATTAAAGTTCTAAATAATGAGAACATATAGTAGATGAAGAgaagaattttttaaataattggttACAAATAGAAAGAGGAGTCTCCTCAATCTGGGTCTTACCAAGAGACGACAACCAGAATATTTGTGTCTAATTCTCTgagcttttctctctttctgaccTGTGTTTCTACAGGAGCGGAGACCTTTCCTCGCATCAGAGTGCAGCGAACTTCCTAAAGCTGAGAAGTGGAGAAGACAGGTAATTACTCTGTAGTACATAGTGCAGTATAAGCACAAGTGCCAGTTACCTTGTTTCTGAGAAATTCTGAAACTTCTTTTTGTCTCTAAATTCTCGATTGCTGGGAGATAAGTCCAGCATCAGTCCCATGTAAACAACACAACTAGCTATTTGATAGTAAAAAGCATCCTGGGTTGTAGTCTGCCCTCATTAAACCATGTTTTGTGTGTACTGCATTTGTACTGATACGTGTGTGAACCGCATGTGTTTCAGATCATCAGTGAGATCTCCAAGAAGGTGGCTCAGATCCAGAATGGTGAGTTTAAACCAGATCTCTCGGACTCGTGTgcgtctctttctctctttatctctctctctttttgtctgacCTCTCTCTGACCCTTCTGCCTGCAGCTGGTCTTGGGGAGTTCAGGATCCGGGATCTGAATGATGAGATCAACAAGCTGCTGAGAGAAAAAGGTCACTGGGAGGTCCGGATCAAGGAACTCGGGGGACCAGACTACGCTGTAAGCAAAGATAAACCAGTATCCGCAGTGGAAACCAGAACTTTGGGTTATTTACAGCTCTAGTCTCACTTGGTGTTATACAGCAGAGTCACATAGACAGTATCTCCCTTCAGTGTGAgctacatgaaataaaaaaacactcagTAACAGAATTAGGAACATGGAAATAAGGCACTATCACTAATTGATCCTCTGATGAGTGGGTCCTGCTGGCAGAGGGGGGGTGTTTGTGAGTCAGGGAGCTGAAAACTGGTTCCACTTTGGGCTGTGGAAcgtaaaaaacaaatcttaacaAATCCAGTATACAAATCCAATCCTGTATCCTGAAGCAAAATAACATCAGATGGAATAATCTGGGCGCGTGTTGAGGAtttgttgatgtttgttttagCGCGTTGGCCCAAAGATGTTGGATCATGAGGGGAAGGAGGTTCCTGGAAACAGAGGGTACAAATACTTTGGAGCAGCCAGAGATCTGCCTGGAGTCCGAGAGCTGTTCGAGAAAGAACGTACGTAAACTCTGTACAGTCACAGACATTTTGACATAGTAAATATAACGTGATCTTTGGTCCTCACTGTTCATGTGGCTCCCAGCTGCCCCAGCACCAAGGAAGACTAGAGGGGAGCTGATGAAGGAAGTAGACGCAGAGTACTACGGCTACCGAGATGAAGATGATGGAGTCCTGCTTCCTCTGGAGGCGCAGTACGAGAaacaaggtgtttttttttcacaatgcaGTGACATTAATTTTAATCCCGTTACATTAGTTTAgaatgacattgttatttgtagtgagagcagggagcaggtggaggaaaatctagagaggtggaggtctgctctggaaaacagaggaatgaagcttagccgcagcaagacagaatacatgtgtgtgaatgagagggacccaggtggaacggtgaggttacagggagcagaggtgaagaaggtgcaggactttaagtacttagggtcaacggttcagagcaacggtgagtgtggaaaagaggtgaagaggcgagtgcaggcaggttggaacgggtggagaaaagtgtcaggtgtgttgtgtgataaaagagtatcagcgagaatgaaaggaaagatgttcaagacggtggtgagaccagcaatgttgttcggcttagagacagtggcactgaagaaaagacaggaggcagagctggaggtagcagagcttaagatgttgaggttctctttgggagtgacgaggatggacaggatcagaaatgaggacatcagagggacagctcatgttagatgttttggagataaaggcagagaggccagattgaggtggtttggacatgttcagaggagaaactgtgaatatatcggtagaaggatgctgaggttggagctgccaggcaggaggtctagaggaagagcaaagaggagatttatggatgtagtgagggaggacatgaagttagttggtgtgagtgaagaggatgcagaggacagagttagatggaggcacataattcgctgtggcgacccctgaaagggagcagccgaaaggaaaagaagaagacattaGTTTAGAATCAAGAATccattgttaaataaaacctgaaatggTTTTATGATCCAGTGGGATTTTGCTGAAACTATTCAGTGAGAAATTTAAGTAACttgattattaaaatgaatcatttcacatttttttggaTCAAAGCTTATATTAATCAGTCTAGagacaaacatttctgtgttttgcatGAATGAATTACCGTCACACAATGTGTGACACGCTTAAGTGATTGCAACCCAAGTGAACCAAGAATTATTGTAAAATTTTACTCTATTTTTTTCATATGGATCGTGCTTAGTAATCAAATTATAAAAGGCGTCATCCTAAGCATTTTCAACATCAGCAATAGCATAGATTTATTTCCCAGTCGATATGAAATAAGTAGTGAAGAAATTCTTGTTCAGAGAAGTGATTCAGGtcttattaattttaaagtttatttcagGCTCCTCAAGGTTTAAGTCATTTTAGATAAAAGTGAGAAATTAGTAAATTCAGTGTATATTACAGTATagagtacagtatatttatttcaaGTTTTACATCCTTAGAATTCGGTGGGAAATTGTTCTTCTTTTGTGCTATAGAACACTTGGTGGACTCAATTACTACAATAATtttcaatcatttaaaaaaaatctatattttgttAAGAACTGGGGATATTATTGcatcaataacaaaacaaaggtCATTGTAAAGGACTTATTGCTTCATAGACGATGAAAGGGACCTAAAAAAACTGACCCAAACTCGATGCACATAAGTTATCAAAAAAAAAGCCCTAATCTGAGGGGAATCCTAACCCACATTATAAATTACAGTTACCAGTTGATTTGCTGTGAAGCCCTTTGTCACTGTGGGCCTCACCGTGACCTCTGTGCCCTCATAAGGTCTAATGGAGTTTGAACTCCATTACATCTCAACTCGAGCAGTGATTGATTGATAGATGCATTTACGTTGCCTTAAAGTTGCTGTTACAGTATAAATAGATGCTAATTTATTCAGTTGTTCATATTCACTCACATGAGAGGGGCCATGGCATCTATATTCTCCTTAACACATCTGTGGTTCCTTTGACCTGTCATCTGAAGCATATGCTCTGGCTCAGGTCGGTCGAAATAATTAGgattaattacagtaaaatgtgtgaTTATTCACAGCCctaatttgattgtttttgttgttgttgtctgtgtCTGCGTGCAGTTGTGATGGACGCAGTGCAGAagtggaaaaaagagagagagtctCGTCTGTCCGGAGAGAAGcaacaggaggaagaggaggaagaggagagcaTCTACACTGTCCACAATGACGAGGTGAAATGTCCATTTACCTACTCATCATTCCTCCAATCAGCTGTGACAGAGCGATCAGCTAATTACAGCACATCACCTGCAGAACAGTTTCTGATCAGGATCACAAGATTCTTATGGTTTGTTCAGACCAGTGTAGGCTGCCAGACTTCACTTATACAACtgcatgtttttgtctctgctgtCATGGTAATTAGGGACACAGCTGATCTCAAATCAGgttaactgtttgtttttactgtggcTGAAGAGATTTTATGTCTGGTTGTTGATAGTAGTTTGATAAGGGATAAAGTTCAGTGAATGTTAGACAGATGTAGTGGTCTTCAGCAGGACTATGCTGAATATACTGAGCTTGACACTGAAACTGATCCACCAGCCACAAGGACTaaatgcaaaagagaaaaagtaggTTTGGTTACTAAGGTTGAAAGATCTGTTTGTGGAACTGAAAAATCAGTTTCCCTCAACTCAGTTTGACCAAACTTTCCAAAGTTCCACTAAACCTAAACGTCTGCCTGGACCCCTGTTGACCTTACTGGTgtcagtaagtgtgtgtttgttttgtgtcccCGTGCAGCCTGACGATGATGAGGAAAGTCGGGAGGAGCAGGAGGGAGAAGAGGGAGGAGTCACCTTCATTTCTCACGTACCTGTTCCCTCACAAAGAGAGGTGAGACCcacgtgtgtttgtttttccacccTTCTGAGGATCTTGATGAGTGGTTTCACCCTAACCTCTGTCTGACAGGTGGAGGAGGCCCTGGTCCGGAGGAAGAAGATGGAGTTGTTGCAGCGTTACGCCAGTGAGACTCTTCAGGCTCAAAGTCAAGAAGCCAGAACTCTGCTGGGACTTTgacctgtgtgtctgtctgtctttaacGTGTCTGTCTGTTGATGTAAATATGGAATTTTGTACACAGCCCATTTCTTAATAAACATAGTTAAGCTCAGtttgtcacattttactgttttttttttaaacagtcgCAGACATTTAATCagattttttaaacattctttcTATCTTTGTCAGAACACACTACTTCTTGGGTGCCTACATTACCCATGATGCACCTTGACCATAGACAGACAGGTGTCATTTTAGCAGCAGCTACAGAGCTTAGCTGAGCCTTTCTACCTCCACACATTTGTCCTGCATACTTAGAACCCTGATGAATGTTCCACATCATACCAGAATTGTTTTATGCTGCTATGATCAAGTTTGATTGTTTGCATAAAGACTTATTTCCTTGTGCTACAGTTCATTCTGTCTTGTTGTGACTGTGTGAGACAACAGATCTGAGTCTTGTCCACAGCACGAATAAAATCATCAAACCCTGTCTTCAACATTTTCCATGTCCTGAGCTTAGTGTcattaatagaaaaaacattttcgtGACAATGTTGAGACAGTGGCAAGCAGCAGAATGTGTCCTGTCTCGTGCTCTGTCTGGCAGCTGATTGGTTGATtgggggctgctgctgctgcagcatgtgattggctgattaacAACTGAAGGCTGCATGTGAGGGAGAATGTCTGTCAGCTGCTTTCAATTATTTAATGAATGTATGTCTTTATATGTGGGCACATTTTTTATGTGGATACCGAGGATGCTTCTGTTAGGTTCTCAGGAAGTTTAGCATTCACATGTTAAAGACTAAACGTTAGATGCTAATTTAT
This genomic interval from Channa argus isolate prfri chromosome 5, Channa argus male v1.0, whole genome shotgun sequence contains the following:
- the cnbpb gene encoding CCHC-type zinc finger, nucleic acid binding protein b isoform X4; this encodes MSSNECFGCGRSGHWVKNCPSAGRGRGKGRGRGKEKTKVVDVPQICSVTAVGSLDTSPETVRGLKTPVITVAEGVISPETAKSRRKSESSCATIVGRLDTWHGTATMPMSRSATPAAALVTSRSAARRSSATGVGRLATSPCTAARHQS
- the cnbpb gene encoding CCHC-type zinc finger, nucleic acid binding protein b isoform X3: MSSNECFGCGRSGHWVKNCPSAGRGRGKGRGRGKEKTKVVDVPQICSVTAVGSLDTSPETVRGLKTVRTHQNTPVITVAEGVISPETAKSRRKSESSCATIVGRLDTWHGTATMPMSRSATPAAALVTSRSAARRSSATGVGRLATSPCTAARHQS
- the cnbpb gene encoding CCHC-type zinc finger, nucleic acid binding protein b isoform X2; translated protein: MSSNECFGCGRSGHWVKNCPSAGRGRGKGRGRGKDLFCYRCGELGHVARDCERTEDACYNCGRGGHISRDCKEPKKEREQLCYNCGKAGHMARDCNHAHEQKCYSCGGFGHIQKCCEKVKCYRCGEIGHVAVHCSKASELNCYNCGKSGHLAKECTIEATA
- the cnbpb gene encoding CCHC-type zinc finger, nucleic acid binding protein b isoform X1, which translates into the protein MSSNECFGCGRSGHWVKNCPSAGRGRGKGRGRGKDLFCYRCGELGHVARDCERTEDGEDTPEYTCYNCGRGGHISRDCKEPKKEREQLCYNCGKAGHMARDCNHAHEQKCYSCGGFGHIQKCCEKVKCYRCGEIGHVAVHCSKASELNCYNCGKSGHLAKECTIEATA
- the cnbpb gene encoding CCHC-type zinc finger, nucleic acid binding protein b isoform X5 yields the protein MSSNECFGCGRSGHWVKNCPSAGRGRGKGRGRGKDLFCYRCGELGHVARDCERTEDGEDTPEYSDPVITVAEGVISPETAKSRRKSESSCATIVGRLDTWHGTATMPMSRSATPAAALVTSRSAARRSSATGVGRLATSPCTAARHQS
- the isy1 gene encoding pre-mRNA-splicing factor ISY1 homolog, whose protein sequence is MARNAEKAMTALARFRQAQLEEGKVKERRPFLASECSELPKAEKWRRQIISEISKKVAQIQNAGLGEFRIRDLNDEINKLLREKGHWEVRIKELGGPDYARVGPKMLDHEGKEVPGNRGYKYFGAARDLPGVRELFEKEPAPAPRKTRGELMKEVDAEYYGYRDEDDGVLLPLEAQYEKQVVMDAVQKWKKERESRLSGEKQQEEEEEEESIYTVHNDEPDDDEESREEQEGEEGGVTFISHVPVPSQREVEEALVRRKKMELLQRYASETLQAQSQEARTLLGL